From a region of the Triticum aestivum cultivar Chinese Spring chromosome 7D, IWGSC CS RefSeq v2.1, whole genome shotgun sequence genome:
- the LOC123165735 gene encoding heavy metal-associated isoprenylated plant protein 28: MTIVEMQMNIDCDGCEDNVRKALLRLQGVHYVDVDRARDKVTVTGTASQKKVLRAARRTGKLAVLWPSAYDPGYHHAYAYAHAQPAYYSYQAKPAAAHAHRNYNSVPHGKSGYMPAAQYGSASSYNYHVHGYYDSDLHGYYHQQQGLSNAAVPVDAGSYFSDDNPSACSVM, translated from the exons ATGACG ATCGTGGAGATGCAGATGAACATCGACTGCGACGGCTGCGAGGACAACGTGAGGAAGGCCCTTCTGAGGCTTCAAG GCGTGCACTACGTGGACGTGGACCGAGCGCGGGACAAGGTGACGGTGACCGGCACGGCGAGCCAGAAGAAGGTGCTGCGCGCGGCGCGGCGCACGGGGAAGCTCGCCGTGCTGTGGCCGTCGGCGTACGACCCGGGGTACCACCACGCCTACGCCTACGCTCACGCACAGCCGGCCTATTACTCCTACCAGGCCAAGCCCGCCGCCGCCCACGCACACCGCAACTACAACAGCGTTCCGCACGGCAAGAGCGGGTACATGCCGGCGGCGCAGTACGGCAGCGCCAGCTCGTACAACTACCACGTCCATGGCTACTACGACTCGGACCTCCACGGGTACTACCACCAGCAGCAGGGGCTGTCCAACGCCGCCGTGCCTGTCGACGCGGGGAGCTACTTCAGCGACGACAACCCCAGCGCCTGCTCCGTCATGTGA